The following are encoded together in the Streptomyces rapamycinicus NRRL 5491 genome:
- a CDS encoding (2Fe-2S)-binding protein translates to MYVCSCFGITEQQVRQHAETGACTPRQIAGACKAGTDCGSCVRKIQALLGRGACPRREALDPVVLTTAVTTASAAASLPGATAAEAA, encoded by the coding sequence GTGTACGTCTGCTCATGCTTCGGGATCACCGAGCAGCAGGTGCGTCAGCACGCGGAAACGGGCGCGTGCACCCCGCGCCAGATCGCCGGTGCCTGCAAGGCGGGCACGGACTGCGGATCGTGCGTGCGGAAGATCCAGGCGCTGCTGGGCCGCGGCGCCTGCCCCCGGCGCGAGGCGCTGGACCCGGTCGTCCTGACGACGGCCGTGACGACGGCATCCGCTGCCGCTTCCCTCCCGGGGGCGACGGCGGCCGAGGCGGCCTGA
- a CDS encoding DUF4396 domain-containing protein, whose amino-acid sequence MDMRQHEHTQSGPHGPHEHQDHGHQHHEGTTSWSMAAQATLHCLTGCAIGEVVGMAIGTALAWHNVPTMILAIVLAFAFGYSLTMRGVLRAGLDVRSALRVALAADTVSITIMELADNATIVVFPGAMDATLPDVLFWLSLALSFVVAFLVTTPVNKWMIGRGKGHAVVHQYH is encoded by the coding sequence ATGGACATGCGACAGCATGAGCACACGCAGAGCGGACCTCATGGACCTCATGAGCACCAAGACCATGGCCATCAGCACCATGAGGGCACTACCAGCTGGTCGATGGCCGCCCAGGCGACCCTGCACTGCCTCACCGGCTGCGCCATCGGCGAGGTCGTGGGCATGGCCATCGGCACGGCCCTGGCCTGGCACAACGTCCCGACCATGATCCTTGCGATCGTGCTCGCCTTCGCCTTCGGCTACTCCCTGACGATGCGGGGCGTGCTGCGGGCTGGGCTGGATGTGCGCAGCGCGCTGCGGGTGGCGCTGGCGGCCGACACCGTATCGATCACGATCATGGAGCTGGCCGACAACGCGACGATCGTCGTCTTCCCGGGCGCGATGGACGCGACGCTGCCGGACGTTCTCTTCTGGCTCAGCCTGGCCCTGTCGTTCGTGGTGGCGTTCCTGGTCACCACGCCGGTCAACAAGTGGATGATCGGGCGGGGCAAGGGGCATGCGGTGGTCCACCAGTACCACTGA
- a CDS encoding deoxyribonuclease IV, whose product MSTHRIRNPIGGHIRVAGGLATVGLAHAADIGAETVQVFVANPRGWATPAGTPAQDEAFRAGCAERSVPVYVHAPYLINFGSHTEATAERSVASLRHSLRRGREIGALGVVVHTGSATGGRPRATAIAQVRERVLPLLDELTRDDDPWLLLEPTAGQGTSLCALVEDLGPYVEALDRHPRLGVCLDTCHVFAAGHDLAAPGGVKQTLDELVAVAGEGRLRLIHANDSKDVVGAHKDRHANIGAGHIGAEPFRELFTHPATDGVPLVIETPGGTEGHATDVARLKELRAGAA is encoded by the coding sequence GTGAGTACGCATCGCATCCGCAACCCCATCGGTGGCCATATCCGTGTGGCCGGCGGCCTGGCCACCGTCGGTCTGGCGCACGCCGCCGACATCGGCGCCGAGACCGTCCAGGTCTTCGTCGCCAATCCGCGCGGCTGGGCCACCCCGGCCGGTACGCCCGCCCAGGACGAGGCGTTCCGCGCCGGCTGCGCCGAGCGGTCGGTACCGGTGTACGTCCACGCCCCCTACTTGATCAACTTCGGTTCGCACACCGAGGCCACGGCCGAACGCTCCGTTGCGTCCCTGCGCCATTCGCTCCGGCGCGGCCGGGAGATCGGCGCGCTCGGCGTGGTCGTCCACACCGGCTCGGCGACCGGGGGACGTCCGCGTGCCACCGCGATCGCGCAGGTACGGGAGCGGGTGCTGCCGCTGCTGGACGAGCTGACCCGGGACGACGACCCCTGGCTGTTGCTGGAGCCGACCGCCGGGCAGGGCACCTCGCTGTGCGCGCTGGTGGAGGATCTGGGCCCGTATGTCGAGGCGCTGGACCGGCATCCCCGGCTGGGCGTCTGCCTGGACACCTGCCATGTGTTCGCGGCGGGCCATGACCTCGCCGCCCCGGGCGGTGTGAAGCAGACGCTGGACGAGCTGGTGGCCGTCGCGGGTGAGGGGCGGCTCAGGCTGATCCACGCCAATGACTCCAAGGACGTGGTCGGCGCCCACAAGGACCGGCACGCGAACATCGGCGCCGGGCACATCGGGGCGGAGCCGTTCCGCGAGCTGTTCACCCACCCCGCGACCGACGGGGTGCCGCTGGTGATCGAGACACCGGGCGGTACGGAGGGGCACGCGACGGATGTGGCCCGGCTGAAGGAGCTGCGCGCCGGGGCGGCCTGA
- a CDS encoding anthranilate synthase family protein — translation MQNPHAQAVVARLLSDDAPPFALLHRRTPGRAPDTVEVLLGPVGEVARLTDIPLPTGAPRDGAPVADALALVPFRQIRERGFEVRDDGTPLAVLRPEERYELPLAEALEALPGHPVRVEDGAFDVDDDAYAEIVSRVIEDEIGTGEGANFVIRRTFRGEIPGFASTDALALFRRLLAGERGAYWTYVVRLADGRTLVGASPEVHVRMSGGTVVMNPISGTYRYPEGGPSAEGLLEFLHDRKEVEELSMVVDEELKMMCTVGDMGGTVIGPRLKEMAHLAHTEYELRGRSSWDVREVLRETMFAATVTGSPVQNACRVIERYEPGGRGYYAGALALIGRDGGGAQTLDSPILIRTADIDAGGSLKVAVGATLVRHSDPRGEVAETHAKAAGVLTALGVRPAPVRPEAEVPRPRLTDDPRVRAALDARRADLAPFWLRMQAPEEPRAGALSGHALVIDAEDTFTAMLAHLLRTSGLTVTVRRYDEPGVREAALAHRGPVVLGPGPGDPNDRADPKMRFLRALAAGLVAGHRHGLLGVCLGNELIAAELGLEIVRKDVPFQGAQERIDFFGREETVGFYNTFTARCDEAAETELAMHRVELSRDRATGDVHALRGPGFAGVQFHPESVLSRDGAALVAELLAAVLV, via the coding sequence ATGCAGAACCCCCATGCCCAGGCCGTCGTCGCACGGCTGCTCTCCGACGACGCGCCGCCCTTCGCCCTGCTGCACCGCCGCACCCCCGGCCGGGCGCCCGACACCGTCGAGGTGCTGCTCGGACCGGTCGGCGAGGTGGCGCGGCTGACCGACATCCCGCTGCCCACCGGGGCCCCGCGGGACGGCGCCCCGGTGGCGGACGCCCTCGCGCTGGTGCCGTTCCGGCAGATCCGCGAGCGCGGGTTCGAGGTGCGCGACGACGGGACGCCGCTGGCCGTGCTGCGCCCGGAGGAGCGCTACGAGCTGCCGCTCGCCGAGGCGCTGGAGGCACTGCCCGGGCATCCGGTGCGGGTCGAGGACGGGGCGTTCGACGTGGACGACGACGCGTACGCGGAGATCGTGAGCCGGGTCATCGAGGACGAGATCGGCACCGGCGAGGGCGCCAACTTCGTCATCCGACGGACCTTCCGGGGCGAGATCCCGGGGTTCGCGAGTACCGACGCGCTCGCGCTCTTCCGGCGGCTGCTGGCCGGGGAGCGGGGCGCCTACTGGACGTATGTGGTGCGGCTGGCGGACGGGCGGACGCTGGTGGGGGCCAGTCCGGAGGTGCATGTGCGGATGTCCGGGGGGACGGTCGTGATGAACCCGATCAGCGGGACGTACCGCTACCCCGAGGGCGGGCCGAGCGCCGAGGGGCTGCTGGAGTTCCTGCACGACCGCAAGGAGGTGGAGGAGCTGTCCATGGTCGTGGACGAGGAGCTGAAGATGATGTGCACCGTCGGCGACATGGGCGGGACGGTGATCGGGCCCCGGCTCAAGGAGATGGCGCACCTCGCGCACACCGAGTACGAGCTGCGCGGCCGCTCCTCTTGGGACGTCCGTGAGGTGCTCCGCGAGACGATGTTCGCGGCGACCGTCACCGGGTCCCCGGTGCAGAACGCCTGCCGGGTGATCGAGCGGTACGAGCCCGGTGGCCGCGGCTACTACGCGGGGGCGCTCGCCCTGATCGGCCGAGACGGCGGCGGCGCCCAGACCCTGGACTCGCCGATCCTCATCCGCACCGCCGACATCGACGCCGGAGGGTCGCTGAAGGTGGCCGTCGGCGCCACGCTCGTCCGCCACTCGGACCCGCGCGGCGAAGTGGCCGAGACACATGCGAAGGCGGCCGGGGTGCTGACCGCGCTGGGCGTGCGGCCCGCGCCCGTACGGCCGGAGGCGGAGGTCCCGCGGCCGCGGCTCACGGACGATCCGCGGGTACGGGCGGCGCTGGACGCGCGGCGGGCGGACCTGGCGCCGTTCTGGCTGCGGATGCAGGCCCCCGAGGAGCCCCGGGCCGGGGCGTTGTCCGGGCATGCCCTGGTGATCGACGCCGAGGACACCTTCACCGCGATGCTCGCGCATCTGCTGCGCACCTCGGGGCTGACCGTGACCGTGCGACGGTACGACGAGCCGGGGGTGCGGGAGGCGGCGCTGGCGCATCGGGGGCCCGTGGTGCTCGGTCCCGGCCCCGGCGACCCGAACGACAGGGCCGACCCGAAGATGCGGTTCCTGCGGGCGCTGGCCGCCGGGCTGGTGGCCGGGCACCGGCACGGACTGCTGGGGGTGTGCCTGGGGAACGAGCTGATCGCGGCCGAGCTGGGGCTGGAGATCGTGCGCAAGGACGTGCCGTTCCAGGGTGCCCAGGAGCGGATCGACTTCTTCGGGCGCGAGGAGACCGTCGGCTTCTACAACACCTTCACGGCGCGCTGCGACGAGGCGGCGGAGACGGAGCTGGCGATGCACCGCGTGGAGCTGAGCCGGGACCGGGCGACCGGCGATGTGCACGCGCTGCGCGGGCCGGGCTTCGCCGGGGTGCAGTTCCACCCGGAGTCGGTGCTGTCGCGGGACGGGGCGGCGCTGGTGGCGGAGTTGCTGGCGGCCGTCCTGGTCTGA
- a CDS encoding maleylpyruvate isomerase family mycothiol-dependent enzyme translates to MTLLSFDRRCSEIVAQTQLLRGSIEGADLTRPVPTCPGWNVGQLLRHIGGTHRWAEETVRTRATEALPDEHFRDLSPYAAEDPAELAPWLVEGARMLADTLREAGPEARLWTPVPDFGQVAGGRADFYARRFTHETAIHRADAVLALGAEYTLDQEVALDGFDEWLALGSLPMHFEVHPWMRELLGPGRTLHFHATDTAPEVAAEWVVDLTGDAIIWRRAHEKAAVAVRGPLTDLLLIIYKRRPARGAGVEILGDEKLLDFWLERVSFG, encoded by the coding sequence ATGACTCTGCTGAGCTTTGACCGCCGCTGCTCCGAGATCGTCGCGCAGACCCAGCTGCTGCGGGGCTCGATCGAGGGCGCGGATCTGACCCGCCCCGTGCCCACCTGCCCCGGCTGGAACGTCGGGCAGCTGCTGCGTCATATCGGCGGAACCCATCGGTGGGCCGAGGAGACGGTGCGCACCCGGGCCACGGAAGCGCTGCCGGATGAGCACTTCCGCGATCTGTCGCCGTACGCGGCGGAGGACCCCGCCGAGCTCGCCCCCTGGCTGGTCGAGGGCGCCCGGATGCTGGCCGACACGCTGCGCGAGGCGGGGCCCGAGGCGCGGCTGTGGACTCCGGTGCCGGACTTCGGGCAGGTCGCCGGAGGGCGCGCGGACTTCTACGCCCGCCGCTTCACCCATGAGACGGCGATCCACCGGGCCGACGCGGTCCTCGCCCTCGGCGCGGAGTACACCCTCGACCAGGAGGTGGCCCTGGACGGCTTCGACGAGTGGCTGGCGCTCGGCTCGCTGCCGATGCACTTCGAGGTCCACCCCTGGATGCGCGAGCTGCTCGGCCCCGGCCGCACCCTGCACTTCCACGCGACCGACACCGCGCCGGAGGTGGCGGCGGAGTGGGTGGTCGACCTCACCGGCGACGCGATCATCTGGCGGCGGGCGCATGAGAAGGCCGCGGTCGCGGTGCGCGGGCCGCTGACCGACCTGCTGCTGATCATCTACAAGCGGCGCCCGGCCCGCGGCGCGGGCGTCGAGATCCTGGGCGATGAGAAGCTGCTGGACTTCTGGCTGGAGCGGGTCAGCTTCGGATGA
- a CDS encoding trp operon leader peptide yields the protein MYARLTMTWWWTAHPAAH from the coding sequence ATGTACGCGCGACTGACCATGACCTGGTGGTGGACCGCTCATCCGGCGGCCCACTGA
- the bfr gene encoding bacterioferritin, with protein MQGDPEVLEFLNEQLTGELTAINQYFLHSKMQDHFGWTRLAKYTRSESFDEMKHAEILTDRILLLDGLPNYQRLFHVRVGQTLTEMFQADRQVEIEAIDRLKRGIELMRSKSDITSANLFEYILADEELHIDYLDTQLELIEKLGEPLYIAQQIEQPSDNGDNYSGSGKGH; from the coding sequence ATGCAGGGTGACCCCGAGGTCCTCGAGTTCCTCAACGAGCAGTTGACCGGCGAGCTGACCGCGATCAATCAGTACTTTCTGCACTCAAAGATGCAGGACCACTTTGGCTGGACTCGGCTTGCCAAATACACCCGGTCGGAGTCTTTCGACGAGATGAAGCATGCGGAGATCCTCACCGACCGCATCCTTCTTCTGGATGGACTGCCCAATTACCAGCGGCTCTTCCATGTCCGGGTGGGCCAGACCCTGACCGAGATGTTCCAGGCCGACCGGCAGGTGGAGATCGAGGCGATCGACCGCCTCAAGCGGGGCATCGAGCTGATGCGGTCCAAGTCGGACATCACCTCGGCGAATCTCTTCGAGTACATCCTCGCCGACGAGGAACTCCACATCGACTATCTCGACACCCAGCTGGAGCTGATCGAGAAGCTCGGTGAGCCCCTCTACATCGCCCAGCAGATCGAGCAGCCCAGCGACAACGGCGACAACTACTCCGGGAGCGGCAAGGGCCACTGA
- a CDS encoding class II 3-deoxy-7-phosphoheptulonate synthase yields the protein MTVNAETHAGGHTWQSLPAAQQPDWPDRAALRDVIAELESYPPLVFAGECDALRHRLGAVARGEAFLLQGGDCAEAFDGVGADQIRNKLKTLLQMGAVLTYAGSVPVVKVGRIAGQYSKPRSKPTETRDGVTLPTYRGDSVNGFEFTPEARIPDPQRLKRMYQASASTLNLVRAFTTGGYADLRQVHAWNQDFVKSSPSGQRYEALAREIDRALAFMNACGVDPEEFKTVEFFSSHEALVLDYETAMTRTDSRTGELYDVSGHMVWIGERTRQLDGAHIEFAAKVRNPVGVKLGPTTTPEEALSLIERIDPDREPGRLTFITRMGADKIRDKLPNLVEKVTASGAQVAWVCDPMHGNTFEAASGHKTRRFDDVLDEVKGFFEVHKELGTHPGGIHVELTGDDVTECVGGGDEIFVDDLHQRYETACDPRLNRSQSLDLAFLVAEMYRDQ from the coding sequence GTGACCGTGAACGCTGAAACCCACGCCGGTGGCCACACCTGGCAGTCTCTTCCCGCGGCGCAGCAGCCCGACTGGCCGGACCGAGCGGCTCTGCGCGATGTGATCGCTGAGCTCGAGTCCTATCCGCCGCTCGTCTTCGCGGGCGAGTGCGACGCGCTGCGGCACCGCCTGGGGGCCGTGGCACGGGGCGAGGCGTTTCTGCTGCAGGGCGGTGACTGCGCCGAGGCATTCGACGGCGTGGGCGCCGACCAGATCCGCAACAAGCTCAAGACGCTCCTCCAGATGGGCGCCGTGCTGACCTACGCCGGGTCCGTGCCGGTGGTGAAGGTGGGCCGGATCGCCGGGCAGTACAGCAAGCCGCGCTCCAAGCCGACCGAGACCCGGGACGGGGTGACCCTGCCCACCTACCGCGGCGACTCCGTCAACGGGTTCGAGTTCACTCCCGAGGCGCGGATCCCGGACCCGCAGCGGCTGAAGCGGATGTACCAGGCGTCGGCCTCGACGCTGAACCTGGTGCGTGCCTTCACCACCGGCGGCTACGCGGACCTGCGGCAGGTGCACGCCTGGAACCAGGACTTCGTGAAGTCCTCGCCCTCGGGCCAGCGCTACGAGGCGCTGGCGCGCGAGATCGACCGGGCGCTGGCCTTCATGAACGCCTGCGGGGTGGACCCGGAGGAGTTCAAGACCGTCGAGTTCTTCTCCTCGCACGAGGCGCTGGTCCTGGACTACGAGACGGCGATGACCCGCACCGACTCGCGCACCGGTGAGCTGTACGACGTCTCCGGGCACATGGTCTGGATCGGCGAGCGCACCCGGCAGCTGGACGGGGCGCATATCGAGTTCGCCGCCAAGGTCCGCAACCCGGTGGGCGTGAAGCTGGGCCCGACGACCACGCCGGAAGAGGCGCTGTCGCTGATCGAGCGGATCGACCCGGACCGCGAGCCGGGTCGGCTGACCTTCATCACCCGGATGGGCGCGGACAAGATCCGCGACAAGCTGCCCAACCTGGTGGAGAAGGTGACCGCCTCCGGTGCGCAGGTCGCCTGGGTCTGCGACCCGATGCACGGCAACACCTTCGAGGCGGCGTCCGGGCACAAGACCCGCCGCTTCGACGATGTGCTGGACGAGGTCAAGGGCTTCTTCGAGGTCCACAAGGAGCTCGGCACCCATCCGGGCGGCATCCATGTGGAGCTGACCGGCGACGATGTCACGGAGTGCGTGGGCGGCGGTGACGAGATCTTCGTCGACGATCTGCACCAGCGTTACGAGACGGCGTGCGATCCGCGGCTCAACCGGAGCCAGTCGCTGGACCTGGCGTTCCTGGTGGCGGAGATGTACCGGGACCAGTAG
- a CDS encoding response regulator yields the protein MTAQHDGRPVTVMVVDDHPMWRDAVARDLSEAGFDVVATAGDGPQAVRRAKAAGPDVLVLDLNLPGLPGVEVCKEALAERPELRVLVLSASGEHADVLEAVKSGATGYLLKSASTGELLDAVRRTAAGDPVFTPGLAGLVLGEYRRLAGEPAPTAADQPAAPQLTERETEVLRLVAKGLSYKQIAERLVISHRTVQNHVQNTLGKLQLHNRVELVRYAIERGLDDA from the coding sequence ATGACCGCTCAGCACGACGGTCGCCCGGTGACGGTGATGGTGGTCGACGACCATCCGATGTGGCGCGACGCGGTGGCCCGGGACCTGTCCGAGGCCGGGTTCGACGTGGTGGCCACGGCCGGGGACGGACCGCAGGCGGTCCGCCGGGCCAAGGCCGCCGGGCCCGACGTCCTGGTGCTCGACCTCAACCTGCCCGGGCTGCCGGGGGTCGAGGTGTGCAAGGAGGCCCTCGCCGAACGCCCCGAGCTGCGGGTGCTGGTGCTGTCCGCGAGCGGTGAGCACGCGGACGTCCTGGAGGCGGTCAAGTCCGGGGCCACCGGCTATCTGCTGAAGTCGGCCAGCACCGGGGAACTGCTGGACGCGGTGCGCCGTACGGCGGCCGGCGACCCGGTGTTCACCCCCGGCCTCGCGGGCCTGGTGCTGGGCGAGTACCGGCGGCTCGCGGGCGAGCCCGCCCCCACCGCAGCCGACCAGCCCGCCGCCCCGCAGCTCACCGAGCGTGAGACGGAGGTGTTGCGGCTGGTGGCAAAGGGGCTTTCGTACAAGCAGATCGCCGAGCGGCTGGTCATCTCGCACCGCACGGTGCAGAACCACGTCCAGAACACCCTCGGCAAGCTCCAGCTGCACAATCGCGTGGAGCTGGTCCGCTACGCCATCGAGCGCGGCCTGGACGACGCCTGA
- the macS gene encoding MacS family sensor histidine kinase has product MSVEQPLWQALTAYRVLTLLYALGLCVYSFDDYDHPIGAVVYMAVLTLWTALTFRMVASAERCTRRFLVGDLGIAVTGILLTPLVDSHDRIAEGTPTLPSIWTMGAVLGFAIKGGWRWGASASTVVCAANVIERGGFAQDTVHMLSLVWVASVGIGYVIEVARASERTLARALRIEAATRERERLARDIHDSVLQVLAMVQRRGAAIGGEAAELGRMAGEQEIALRTLVSTGLVTLPRAGDGTEAAADPGGLPDVVDPPVPPCPPDPESSDGGPCDLRALLAPHAGSRVTFSEPGAPVLLPAGVAGELAAAVGAALDNVRVHAGEAAHAWILLEDEPDAVMVTVRDDGPGIPEGRLADAEAEGRLGVALSIRGRLRDLAGTAEWISAPGQGTEVELTVPKGSAKKAKQKGEAAR; this is encoded by the coding sequence ATGTCCGTCGAGCAGCCGCTGTGGCAGGCGTTGACCGCCTACCGCGTGCTCACCCTGCTCTACGCGCTAGGCCTGTGCGTCTACTCCTTCGACGACTACGACCATCCGATCGGCGCCGTCGTCTACATGGCGGTGCTGACGCTGTGGACGGCGCTCACCTTCCGGATGGTCGCCTCGGCCGAGCGCTGCACCCGGCGGTTCCTCGTCGGCGACCTCGGCATCGCGGTGACCGGCATTCTGCTCACCCCGCTCGTGGACAGCCACGACCGGATCGCCGAGGGCACCCCCACGCTGCCTTCCATATGGACGATGGGCGCGGTCCTCGGCTTCGCCATCAAGGGCGGCTGGCGCTGGGGCGCCTCGGCATCCACCGTGGTCTGCGCCGCCAATGTGATCGAGCGCGGCGGATTCGCCCAGGACACCGTCCACATGCTGTCGCTGGTGTGGGTGGCGAGCGTGGGCATCGGCTATGTGATCGAGGTGGCCCGTGCCAGTGAGCGCACCCTCGCCCGCGCGCTGCGCATCGAGGCGGCCACCCGGGAGCGGGAGCGGCTGGCCCGCGACATCCACGACAGCGTGCTCCAGGTGCTCGCCATGGTGCAGCGGCGCGGCGCCGCGATCGGCGGCGAGGCGGCCGAACTGGGCCGGATGGCGGGGGAGCAGGAGATCGCGCTGCGCACCCTGGTCTCCACCGGTCTGGTGACCCTGCCGCGCGCCGGGGACGGGACGGAGGCCGCGGCCGACCCGGGCGGCCTGCCGGACGTGGTGGACCCGCCGGTCCCGCCCTGCCCGCCCGACCCCGAGAGCTCCGACGGCGGCCCCTGCGATCTGCGGGCCCTGCTGGCCCCGCACGCGGGCTCCCGGGTCACCTTCTCCGAACCGGGCGCCCCGGTGCTCCTCCCGGCGGGCGTCGCCGGGGAGTTGGCCGCCGCCGTCGGCGCCGCCCTGGACAACGTACGGGTCCACGCGGGAGAGGCCGCCCACGCCTGGATCCTGCTGGAGGACGAGCCGGACGCGGTGATGGTGACCGTACGGGACGATGGACCCGGCATCCCGGAGGGGCGGCTGGCGGACGCGGAGGCGGAGGGCCGTCTGGGGGTGGCCCTGTCGATCCGGGGACGGCTGCGCGACCTCGCCGGCACCGCCGAATGGATCTCGGCGCCGGGGCAGGGCACCGAAGTGGAGTTGACGGTTCCGAAGGGGTCGGCGAAGAAGGCGAAGCAGAAGGGGGAAGCGGCACGATGA
- a CDS encoding 6-phosphofructokinase: MRVGVLTGGGDCPGLNAVIRAVVRKGVQEYGYDFIGFRDGWRGPLENDTVPLDIRAVRGILPRGGTILGSSRTNPLKSEDGIRRVKETLVKQEVDALIAIGGEDTLGVAARLSGDYGLRCVGVPKTIDNDLSATDYTFGFDTAVNIATEAIDRLHTTAESHMRVLVVEVMGRHAGWIALHSGLAGGANAILLPEQRFDVDQVCAWVESRFKIRYAPIVVIAEGAMPRDGDAVLKDDTLDSFGHVRLSGVGEWLAKEIEKRTGKEARTTVLGHVQRGGTPSAFDRWLATRFGLHAIDAVRDEDFGKMVALRGTDIIRVPLAEATARIKTVDPSLYAEAEVFFG, encoded by the coding sequence ATGCGGGTCGGAGTGCTGACCGGCGGCGGTGACTGCCCCGGGCTCAACGCGGTCATCCGCGCCGTCGTACGCAAGGGCGTACAGGAATACGGCTATGACTTCATCGGCTTCCGGGACGGCTGGCGCGGCCCTCTCGAGAACGACACCGTTCCCCTCGACATCCGCGCGGTGCGCGGCATCCTGCCACGCGGCGGCACCATCCTCGGCTCCTCCCGCACCAACCCCCTCAAGAGCGAGGACGGCATCCGCCGGGTCAAGGAGACCCTGGTCAAGCAGGAGGTCGACGCGCTGATCGCGATCGGCGGCGAGGACACCCTCGGCGTCGCCGCGCGGCTCTCCGGCGACTACGGCCTCCGCTGTGTCGGCGTCCCCAAGACCATCGACAACGACCTGTCCGCCACCGACTACACCTTCGGCTTCGACACCGCCGTCAACATCGCCACCGAGGCCATCGACCGGCTCCACACCACCGCCGAATCACATATGCGCGTGCTCGTCGTCGAGGTGATGGGCCGTCACGCCGGGTGGATCGCCCTGCACTCGGGGCTCGCCGGCGGCGCCAACGCCATCCTCCTCCCTGAACAGCGCTTCGATGTCGACCAGGTCTGCGCCTGGGTCGAATCCCGCTTCAAGATCCGCTACGCCCCGATCGTGGTCATCGCCGAGGGCGCGATGCCCAGGGACGGCGACGCCGTCCTCAAGGACGACACGCTGGACTCCTTCGGCCACGTCCGGCTCTCCGGGGTCGGCGAGTGGCTGGCCAAGGAGATCGAGAAGCGCACCGGTAAGGAGGCCCGCACCACCGTCCTCGGCCATGTCCAGCGCGGGGGCACGCCCAGCGCCTTCGACCGCTGGCTCGCCACCCGCTTCGGGCTGCACGCCATCGACGCGGTCCGGGACGAGGACTTCGGAAAGATGGTCGCGCTGCGCGGCACCGACATCATCCGGGTACCGCTTGCCGAGGCGACCGCACGGATCAAGACGGTCGATCCCTCGCTCTACGCCGAGGCCGAGGTCTTCTTCGGCTGA
- a CDS encoding sulfite oxidase-like oxidoreductase, with protein sequence MGQSESREGELAKLPPGQRLQRGWPVTHYGPVPKFKPDRWEFRVFGATADGEKHCWTHEEFSALPYSTVVADLHCVTKFSMLDAEWGGVSSLEIAKLAPPAPDVTHVMVWAEYGFSSNLRLSDFMAETTIFATHKDGELLTAEHGFPVRLVVPHLYAWKGPKWVRGVEYMTADRRGFWEERGYHNIGDPWTEKRYSYQEEPGDGPEL encoded by the coding sequence ATGGGTCAGTCGGAAAGCCGCGAGGGGGAGCTCGCGAAGCTGCCTCCTGGGCAGCGACTGCAGCGCGGTTGGCCGGTTACGCACTATGGGCCGGTCCCGAAGTTCAAGCCGGACCGATGGGAGTTCCGGGTCTTCGGCGCCACGGCGGACGGCGAAAAACACTGCTGGACGCATGAGGAGTTCTCGGCCCTGCCGTACTCGACGGTCGTGGCCGATCTGCACTGCGTCACCAAATTCAGCATGCTCGACGCCGAATGGGGCGGGGTTTCCTCGCTGGAGATCGCGAAGCTCGCACCGCCGGCGCCCGATGTCACCCATGTGATGGTGTGGGCCGAATACGGGTTCAGCTCGAATCTGCGGCTGTCGGACTTCATGGCGGAGACCACGATTTTCGCCACCCACAAGGACGGCGAGCTGCTCACCGCCGAGCACGGCTTTCCGGTGCGGCTGGTGGTGCCCCATCTGTACGCCTGGAAGGGCCCGAAATGGGTGCGCGGGGTGGAGTACATGACCGCCGACCGCCGCGGCTTCTGGGAGGAGCGCGGCTACCACAACATCGGCGACCCCTGGACGGAGAAGCGCTACTCCTACCAGGAGGAGCCGGGCGACGGCCCGGAGCTCTAG